Part of the Pseudobacteriovorax antillogorgiicola genome is shown below.
AGCATGAAGAATGGTCGATACTTGAAAAAGGCTTGATGCAGCGAATTCACGCGCTCAACCTATTTATCGATGATATCTACAATGACTGCAAGATCCTCAAAGATGGTGTGATCCCTAAGGAAGTGATTTTAAGTGCTGAGTCCTATCGCAAGGAAAGTGTTGGGATGAAGCCACCTAATGGAGTTTGGATTCACGTCACCGGCACCGATCTTATCCGCAATCAGGAGGGGCAGTTCTTTGTTCTTGAAGATAATTTGCGCTGCCCCTCAGGTGTATCATATGTTTTGGAAAATCGAGAGGTTTTGAAACAAACCTTTCCCAAAGCTTTCAAAGCTATGAACGTTCTGCCTGTCCATGATTATCCTGAAAAGCTTTTGGAAACACTGCAAAGCTTATGCAGCTATCGGGATGATCCAGTAGTGGTTCTACTATCTCCAGGTGTCTTTAACTCAGCGTATTTTGAGCATGCGTTCCTTGCACAGCAAATGGGAATTCAGTTGGTTGAAGGGCGAGACTTGACCATCCAAGGTGGTAAGGTCGTGCTGCGAACCACAACTGGCTTTGAACCCGTGGATGTTATTTATCGCCGTGTCGATGATGATTTTCTGGATCCAAAAGAGTTTCGTCCCGATTCCATGTTGGGTGTTCCAGGTCTGATGCAAGCCTATCGCAATGGCCAAGTAGCCCTCGCCAATGCAGTGGGCACTGGTGTGGCTGATGACAAAGCTATCTATGCTTACACTCCGCAAATTATTAAATACTACCTTGGTGAAGATCCTATAATCCCGATCGTGCCTACCTATATATGCTCTGATGAGAAGCAACGTCAGCATGTGTTGGATAACATTCACCAGCTTGTGGTGAAGCCTGTTAATTTGTCTGGTGGTTATGGAATGCTTATCGGTCCTAAGTCGACCAAAGCGGAGCAAGATCGTTTCAAGGAATTGATCAAAAAAAATCCAAGGACCTATATCGCCCAGCCTACCATTCAGCTGTCACGGGCTCCCATCTTGGATGGTCAGGGCTTTAGCGGCCGCCATGTGGATTTGAGGCCTTATATTCTTTATGGAAAGTCGATCCATGTGATCCCAGGTGGGTTAACCCGGGTTGCATTAAAGCCGGGGTCTCTGGTGGTGAATTCATCACAAGGAGGGGGGAGTAAGGATACTTGGATACTTTCTGAGAGCTTTGGAGGGCAAGGATAATGCTAAGCCGGGTTGCGGAATCAATATACTGGATGAATCGCTATGTCGAGCGTGCTGAAAATGTTGCTCGGTTTCTTCATGTGAACTTGCACCTCATGCTCGATTATCCCGGGGAAAGCCCGCAACAGCAGTGGGAACCCCTTGTGACCACATCAGGTGATGACGAAGATTTTTTTAAGCGTTACGGTGTGGCGAGCGAAGAGAATGTCATTCGCTTTCTAACTTTTGATGAAGAAAACCCTAACTCCATCATATCCTGTCTTCACGCAGCCCGCGAAAACGGTCGGACGATTCAAGATACGATATCTTCGGAGATGTGGGAGCATCTCAATCAGTTTTATCTCATGGTTGAAAAACACAGCCGAAAAAAGACGGTGCGAAGCCTCCATGATTTCTATTCCAGCGTGAAAAATGCCAGCCATCTCTATGTTGGGCTGGCGGAAACAACCATGTCTCACGGTGAAGGGTGGCACTTTGGAAAGCTAGGTCGACTTCTAGAAAGAGCTGATAAAACAGCTCGGATATTGGATGTGAAGTACTTTATCCTTCTGCCAAAGTTAGATGATGTGAATACTCCATATGATAGCCTATTTTGGAGTGCTTTACTGAAATCTGCCAGTGCCTTTGAAATGTATCGCAAGCGATTTCATAAAATCTTTCATCATGACGTCGCTGACTTTTTGATCTTTGATCCTAAATTTCCTCGATCCCTTTATTGCTGCACCTTGATGGCTCAGCATTCGATGAACATGATCCAGCAAAAAATGCCAGAAACGCCTCCGGCTGCGTTGGAACTTGAAAAGCTGTTGAGAAGTTTTCAGACAAATGATATTGACTTTATCGTTAATAATGGCTTGCATGAATTTATCGATACCTTTCAATATAACTTGAATATTGTCGGCCGGGAGATTCAGAATTCATTTTTTGCTTTGAAGCCAATTGAAGTAGAGCAGTCTTATCGCAACTGTTGCTGAACAACTGCAACAGCAGACTTCATAAAAGAGCTGAAGTGAGGATACCAAATTGAAGCGAATATGCTTTCTTTGTCTTTTAATCAGTATGAGCTGGGTGGCACAGGCCGCCGACTTCTCGATCCAAAGTGAAGGTGGGGGGCAAGGCTACAGCTATCAAGATCTTTGGCAGCACCCTAAAGCAGAGACCGTGTCCTTACCTCTGTTGAACTATCCAGGCCAAGAGCTATCAGTGCGGGTGGTGCCTGCTCGGGAGCTATTAAAGTCTCTTGCAATCAAGGATCAGGATCGCCTTAAGTTTCATTGTCTCGATGGGTACTCAGGGTTTCTCGATCCTAAGCTACTGCTTAGTCAGGATCCAAGTCGTTCTGAGGCCTATCTTGCCATTGAGGACCCAGACAATCCTTGGCCGCCTTTACCGAAGAAAAATAACAAGGACAAGGTAACAGCAGGGCCCTATT
Proteins encoded:
- a CDS encoding circularly permuted type 2 ATP-grasp protein; the protein is MRFDNHQLDQFYDELFQENGSPRPGSKPIIDQINALPTGDLKKRQKAAEMHLLQAGITFNVYGSRKGKEKIFPFDIIPRVIQHEEWSILEKGLMQRIHALNLFIDDIYNDCKILKDGVIPKEVILSAESYRKESVGMKPPNGVWIHVTGTDLIRNQEGQFFVLEDNLRCPSGVSYVLENREVLKQTFPKAFKAMNVLPVHDYPEKLLETLQSLCSYRDDPVVVLLSPGVFNSAYFEHAFLAQQMGIQLVEGRDLTIQGGKVVLRTTTGFEPVDVIYRRVDDDFLDPKEFRPDSMLGVPGLMQAYRNGQVALANAVGTGVADDKAIYAYTPQIIKYYLGEDPIIPIVPTYICSDEKQRQHVLDNIHQLVVKPVNLSGGYGMLIGPKSTKAEQDRFKELIKKNPRTYIAQPTIQLSRAPILDGQGFSGRHVDLRPYILYGKSIHVIPGGLTRVALKPGSLVVNSSQGGGSKDTWILSESFGGQG
- a CDS encoding alpha-E domain-containing protein gives rise to the protein MLSRVAESIYWMNRYVERAENVARFLHVNLHLMLDYPGESPQQQWEPLVTTSGDDEDFFKRYGVASEENVIRFLTFDEENPNSIISCLHAARENGRTIQDTISSEMWEHLNQFYLMVEKHSRKKTVRSLHDFYSSVKNASHLYVGLAETTMSHGEGWHFGKLGRLLERADKTARILDVKYFILLPKLDDVNTPYDSLFWSALLKSASAFEMYRKRFHKIFHHDVADFLIFDPKFPRSLYCCTLMAQHSMNMIQQKMPETPPAALELEKLLRSFQTNDIDFIVNNGLHEFIDTFQYNLNIVGREIQNSFFALKPIEVEQSYRNCC